From a single Couchioplanes caeruleus genomic region:
- a CDS encoding APC family permease translates to MTEPDIVSTALARNRLGVPSVVFFGVAGAAPLTVIIGAITTIYAVVGNTAVPVVYLVVAGILSIFTVGFVAMSRHIVNSGAFYSYISHGLGRIPGVGAAFVALPAYAMMQIGLFGLFGVVASGVLNGLGLHVGWFACAIAAWALTAVLGVLWVDLSGKVLAVLLVAEIAVVLIYDVVMVANPADGSVSFATLNPAQVLTPEVAAMMVLAIAGFVGFEATVVLSEEAKDPKRTIARATHWAVILAGLLCGLSAWAMSVGAGPGNIVSVAKAEQTDLVFTLVSPHVPEALINIGYVLFMTSIFAALLAFHAAVSRYQFALGREGVLPRAWGYTHPRTGAPIVGSITQSLLALGVLVIYRLTGADPLVYLFAWLTVVGGLGVLILMWSASAAVIAFFVRHRHQENVWRGKIAPITAFMLLSIILAATIYGLGDLLQVESGSMFHWIFPTGYAVFALVGFVWAVVMRAARPEVYAAIGRGADGGFIADAPRLKGSHTEPISVRAMLNAGTVPQLPPEPDMPPGPPRWETPPEPSRWT, encoded by the coding sequence GTGACAGAGCCTGACATCGTGTCCACCGCATTGGCACGTAACCGGCTCGGCGTTCCCTCGGTGGTCTTCTTCGGAGTCGCGGGAGCCGCTCCCCTCACCGTCATCATCGGGGCCATCACCACCATCTACGCCGTCGTCGGCAACACCGCCGTCCCGGTGGTGTACCTGGTGGTCGCGGGGATCCTCTCGATCTTCACGGTCGGATTCGTCGCGATGAGCCGGCACATCGTCAACTCGGGCGCGTTCTACTCCTACATCAGTCACGGGCTGGGGCGGATACCGGGCGTCGGCGCGGCGTTCGTGGCGCTGCCGGCGTACGCGATGATGCAGATCGGCCTGTTCGGGCTCTTCGGCGTCGTGGCGTCCGGGGTGCTCAACGGCCTGGGGCTCCACGTCGGCTGGTTCGCCTGCGCGATAGCGGCGTGGGCGCTGACCGCGGTGCTCGGCGTGCTGTGGGTCGACCTGAGCGGCAAGGTGCTCGCCGTGCTGCTGGTCGCCGAGATCGCCGTCGTGCTGATCTACGACGTGGTGATGGTGGCCAACCCGGCTGACGGGTCGGTCAGCTTCGCCACGCTGAACCCGGCGCAGGTGCTCACCCCCGAGGTCGCGGCCATGATGGTGCTGGCCATCGCGGGCTTCGTCGGCTTCGAGGCGACGGTCGTGCTCTCCGAGGAGGCCAAGGACCCGAAGCGGACGATCGCGCGGGCCACCCACTGGGCGGTCATCCTCGCCGGCCTGCTCTGCGGGCTGTCGGCGTGGGCGATGTCGGTGGGGGCGGGGCCGGGCAACATCGTCTCGGTCGCGAAGGCGGAGCAGACGGACCTGGTCTTCACGCTGGTCAGCCCGCACGTGCCCGAGGCGCTCATCAACATCGGCTACGTGCTGTTCATGACGAGCATCTTCGCCGCGCTGCTCGCGTTCCACGCCGCGGTCTCGCGCTACCAGTTCGCGCTGGGCCGGGAGGGGGTGCTGCCGCGGGCGTGGGGCTACACGCATCCGCGTACCGGCGCACCGATCGTCGGCTCGATCACGCAGAGCCTGCTCGCGCTCGGTGTCCTGGTCATCTACCGGCTGACCGGCGCGGACCCGCTGGTCTACCTGTTCGCCTGGCTGACCGTGGTCGGCGGGCTCGGCGTCCTCATCCTCATGTGGAGCGCGTCCGCGGCGGTCATCGCGTTCTTCGTCCGGCACCGCCATCAGGAGAACGTGTGGCGCGGCAAGATCGCCCCGATCACCGCGTTCATGCTGCTGAGCATCATCCTGGCCGCGACGATCTACGGGCTCGGCGACCTGCTGCAGGTGGAGTCCGGCTCGATGTTCCACTGGATCTTCCCGACCGGGTACGCGGTCTTCGCGCTGGTCGGCTTCGTCTGGGCCGTGGTCATGCGCGCCGCCCGCCCCGAGGTGTACGCCGCGATCGGCCGCGGCGCGGACGGTGGCTTCATCGCCGACGCCCCACGGCTCAAGGGATCACACACCGAGCCGATCAGCGTCCGCGCGATGCTCAACGCCGGTACCGTGCCGCAGCTCCCGCCGGAGCCGGACATGCCGCCGGGACCGCCCCGGTGGGAGACCCCACCCGAACCGTCCCGGTGGACCTGA
- a CDS encoding GOLPH3/VPS74 family protein, protein MLADQFFLIAHEDRTGRSRLHPRATGLGLAAALLGELMLEGRLRCFDGDLYIESRQPPRDSLAHSVLELLISQPQHRELRTWLAYLSQDAADRVGERLMRSGAVESVTRRRMLSTQTFYMPNNEVQRNAAAWAPMRLANIMVRGLEMSISDRVLAGLVVATGLTRHVLWDFEVHRHALTQLPTAIGSLPEDLRQLIEHTEASVGSVLAVGRR, encoded by the coding sequence GTGCTGGCTGACCAGTTCTTCCTGATCGCGCACGAGGACCGCACCGGCCGGTCCCGTCTGCACCCCCGGGCCACCGGTCTCGGCCTGGCTGCCGCCCTGCTGGGCGAGCTCATGCTAGAGGGGCGGCTGCGTTGTTTCGACGGCGACCTCTACATAGAGAGCCGGCAACCGCCGCGTGACTCCCTCGCGCACTCCGTGCTGGAGCTGCTCATCTCGCAGCCGCAGCACCGTGAGCTGCGCACCTGGCTGGCGTATCTGTCACAGGACGCGGCCGACCGGGTGGGGGAGCGGCTCATGCGCTCGGGGGCCGTCGAGTCGGTGACCCGCCGGCGCATGCTGAGCACCCAGACCTTCTACATGCCCAACAACGAGGTGCAGCGCAACGCGGCCGCATGGGCGCCGATGCGGCTCGCCAACATCATGGTGCGCGGTCTCGAGATGTCCATCAGCGACCGTGTGCTGGCCGGCCTGGTCGTCGCGACCGGCCTCACCCGCCACGTGCTGTGGGACTTCGAGGTCCACCGGCACGCCCTCACCCAGCTGCCCACCGCCATCGGGTCGCTGCCCGAGGACCTGCGCCAGCTCATCGAGCACACCGAGGCATCCGTCGGCTCCGTGCTCGCCGTCGGTCGGCGGTGA
- a CDS encoding helix-turn-helix domain-containing protein — MSTDEGPTLRRRRLGTELKRCREHAGLTQENVSRHFEWHAAKVTRIETARVAVTPRDVRDLLVLYGVDDEQYREALMDLARSSRQKTWWTDYRDIMRPGNFIGLEAEAASLRVWEPIVLPGLLQTEDYIRALMRTGRSTDSPQHIDRRVALRLKRQDRLRGANPLQLFAIIDESVVRRSVGGLDVMDHQLRHLIDVAQLPNVTVQILPFDAGEHPFLGGSAALLEFPETTHLDVVYLEGLAGDLYEEQHSEVARYRAEFDQLSTRALDPRLTLKMIESLLRA, encoded by the coding sequence GTGTCCACAGACGAAGGTCCTACGCTGCGGCGACGTCGTTTGGGCACGGAGCTGAAACGGTGCCGCGAACACGCCGGATTGACCCAGGAGAATGTCTCCCGGCATTTCGAATGGCATGCCGCCAAGGTCACCCGGATCGAGACGGCACGGGTCGCCGTCACTCCCCGCGACGTCCGCGACCTCCTGGTGCTGTACGGCGTGGACGACGAGCAGTACCGCGAGGCCCTCATGGACCTGGCCCGCTCGTCGCGTCAGAAGACCTGGTGGACCGACTACCGCGACATCATGCGCCCCGGCAACTTCATCGGCCTGGAGGCGGAGGCGGCCTCCCTGCGCGTCTGGGAACCCATTGTCCTACCAGGCCTTCTGCAGACCGAGGACTACATCCGCGCGCTCATGCGCACGGGCCGCTCGACGGACTCCCCGCAGCACATCGACCGGCGGGTGGCGCTGCGGCTGAAGCGGCAGGACCGGCTGCGCGGCGCGAACCCGCTGCAGCTCTTCGCGATCATCGACGAGTCGGTGGTGCGACGCTCCGTAGGCGGCCTCGACGTGATGGATCACCAGCTGCGTCATCTCATCGACGTGGCTCAATTACCCAACGTGACGGTCCAAATCCTGCCGTTCGACGCCGGCGAACATCCGTTCCTGGGCGGTTCAGCAGCGCTTTTGGAGTTTCCGGAGACCACTCATCTGGATGTAGTTTACCTGGAGGGTCTTGCGGGAGACCTCTACGAAGAGCAACATTCAGAGGTCGCACGTTACCGTGCGGAGTTCGATCAGTTGAGCACCCGGGCGCTCGATCCGCGCCTCACGCTTAAGATGATCGAGAGCCTCTTGCGCGCGTAA
- a CDS encoding DUF397 domain-containing protein, producing the protein MPAHHLNAAVWKKSSRSNGNGGNNCVEVAFLDTAVAVRDSKNPSGPALIFNPAHWTEFVNSAKCGEFDINR; encoded by the coding sequence ATGCCAGCGCACCATCTCAACGCTGCCGTTTGGAAAAAGAGCAGTCGCAGCAACGGAAACGGCGGCAACAACTGTGTCGAGGTCGCCTTCCTCGACACAGCCGTTGCCGTTCGCGACAGCAAGAACCCTTCCGGTCCCGCTCTCATCTTCAACCCGGCGCATTGGACCGAGTTTGTGAACTCGGCCAAGTGCGGCGAGTTCGATATCAACCGCTGA
- a CDS encoding type III PLP-dependent enzyme, giving the protein MTVDPIVDTRTGPVLQMRADRIVAALDTFRAAFPGVRPFYATKCNTHPGVLRTLHDAGAGFEVASVQEIETLAAGGVRPEDLIFSNPVRSREQTARAAAAGVHRFSVDSAEELHRVADEAPGSRVYARLASGGQDSVVPSEGKFGVDATGAVRLLLEARELGLVPYGITFHMGSQMLDPAALQRPLRDVAEVMDRLLRAGVRLEMVDIGGGFPAAYDEPVPPLAAFGQVAAAGLADLPYPVEVFAEPGRCLVAEAGTFRCRVIGVAERPSGWWAHTNLGVFHGLMEVLESGGDLHYPIHDTRGTRLRRCFHLTGPTCDSQDTFARDVLLSADLHEGDELLIGSAGAYTSVYASRFNGFPPPRVIMI; this is encoded by the coding sequence GTGACCGTCGATCCCATCGTGGACACCCGGACCGGCCCGGTGCTGCAGATGCGCGCCGACCGCATCGTCGCCGCACTCGACACCTTCCGGGCCGCCTTTCCCGGCGTCCGCCCCTTCTACGCCACGAAATGCAACACCCATCCGGGCGTGCTGCGGACCCTGCACGACGCCGGCGCCGGCTTCGAGGTGGCCTCCGTCCAGGAGATCGAGACCCTGGCGGCGGGCGGCGTCCGGCCCGAGGACCTGATCTTCAGCAATCCCGTACGCTCCCGCGAGCAGACCGCCCGTGCGGCCGCCGCCGGTGTCCACCGGTTCAGCGTGGACAGTGCCGAGGAACTGCACCGGGTCGCCGACGAGGCGCCCGGAAGCCGCGTGTACGCACGCCTCGCCTCCGGCGGGCAGGACAGCGTCGTACCCAGCGAGGGCAAGTTCGGCGTGGACGCCACCGGCGCCGTACGGCTGCTGCTGGAGGCCCGCGAGCTGGGGCTCGTGCCGTACGGGATCACCTTCCACATGGGGTCGCAGATGCTGGACCCGGCCGCGCTGCAGCGACCACTGCGCGACGTCGCCGAGGTCATGGACCGCCTCCTGCGGGCCGGCGTGCGGCTGGAGATGGTGGACATCGGCGGCGGCTTCCCGGCCGCGTACGACGAGCCCGTGCCGCCGCTGGCCGCGTTCGGACAGGTGGCGGCCGCGGGGCTGGCGGACCTGCCGTACCCGGTCGAGGTCTTCGCCGAACCGGGCCGCTGCCTGGTCGCCGAGGCCGGGACGTTCCGCTGCCGGGTGATCGGCGTCGCCGAGCGGCCGTCGGGCTGGTGGGCGCACACGAACCTCGGGGTGTTCCATGGGCTCATGGAGGTGCTGGAGTCCGGCGGCGACCTGCACTACCCGATCCACGACACCCGCGGCACCCGGCTGCGCCGCTGCTTCCACCTGACCGGGCCGACCTGCGACAGCCAGGACACGTTCGCCCGCGACGTGCTGCTCTCGGCGGACCTGCACGAGGGCGACGAGCTGCTGATCGGGTCGGCGGGGGCGTACACCAGCGTCTACGCGTCCCGCTTCAACGGCTTCCCGCCGCCGCGCGTCATCATGATCTAG
- a CDS encoding ABC transporter substrate-binding protein produces the protein MRRILAALAVAATVFAATACTSDDDGKAAPAAAGTKVSLGVIPIVDVAPAYLGKKKGFFSSRGLDLTLVQEQGGAAIVKGVAGGKYQFGFSNATSLMAAQADGVPLKVVANGVTSNGRPGRDFSAVVVPDDSPIKSPKDLAGKKIGVNALKSLGDTTVRQSVRRAGGDPAKLVFTALPFPEMPAALQSGQIDAAWVVEPQLSEALTQGSQVIASNFVDTAADLTVALYFTGSTTATQDADVVGRFTAAINESMAYATAHPEEVRDIIGTYTPISDVVRTSMILPDWPHDINRPSLERLATLGSEDGIFTRPPALDQLLP, from the coding sequence ATGCGCCGGATTCTCGCCGCGCTCGCCGTGGCGGCGACCGTGTTCGCGGCGACCGCTTGCACCTCCGACGACGACGGCAAGGCGGCGCCCGCGGCGGCCGGCACCAAGGTCAGCCTCGGCGTCATCCCGATCGTCGACGTCGCCCCGGCGTACCTCGGGAAGAAGAAGGGGTTCTTCAGCAGCCGCGGCCTCGACCTCACGCTGGTGCAGGAGCAGGGCGGCGCCGCCATCGTCAAGGGCGTGGCGGGCGGCAAGTACCAGTTCGGGTTCAGCAACGCCACCTCGCTGATGGCCGCGCAGGCCGACGGCGTGCCGCTCAAGGTGGTGGCCAACGGGGTCACCTCGAACGGGCGGCCGGGGCGCGACTTCTCGGCCGTCGTGGTGCCCGACGACAGCCCGATCAAGAGCCCGAAGGACCTCGCGGGCAAGAAGATCGGGGTCAACGCGCTGAAGAGCCTGGGCGACACGACCGTACGGCAGTCCGTGCGCCGGGCCGGCGGTGACCCGGCCAAGCTCGTCTTCACCGCTCTGCCGTTCCCGGAGATGCCGGCGGCGCTGCAGTCCGGGCAGATCGACGCCGCGTGGGTCGTCGAGCCGCAGCTGTCCGAGGCGCTCACCCAGGGCTCGCAGGTCATCGCCTCGAACTTCGTGGACACGGCCGCGGACCTGACGGTCGCCCTCTACTTCACCGGCTCCACGACGGCCACGCAGGACGCGGACGTGGTCGGGCGGTTCACCGCGGCGATCAACGAGTCCATGGCGTACGCGACCGCGCACCCGGAGGAGGTCCGCGACATCATCGGCACGTACACGCCGATCTCGGACGTGGTCCGGACGTCGATGATCCTGCCGGACTGGCCGCACGACATCAACCGGCCGTCGCTGGAGCGGCTGGCGACGCTGGGCAGCGAGGACGGCATCTTCACGCGGCCGCCGGCGCTCGACCAGCTCCTGCCCTAG
- a CDS encoding MarR family winged helix-turn-helix transcriptional regulator, translating to MPEEPRWLQSWERDAWLALAGLMFKLPSALDAQMLRDSNLTLFDYFVLSHLSMSPGRAQRLSDLAHHVSSSLSRLSNVVKRLEQRGLLRREPDPENPRYTTAVLTDAGWDVVVAAAPGHVAAVRRYVIDGLTKEQVDVLREVACHVAGQVDKSCDEHPRATGPGR from the coding sequence ATGCCGGAGGAACCGCGGTGGCTGCAGTCCTGGGAACGCGACGCGTGGCTCGCGCTCGCCGGACTCATGTTCAAGCTGCCCAGCGCCCTGGACGCGCAGATGCTGCGCGACAGCAACCTCACGCTGTTCGACTACTTCGTGCTCAGCCACCTGTCCATGTCTCCGGGGCGTGCCCAGCGGCTCAGCGATCTGGCGCACCACGTCAGCAGCTCGCTGTCCCGGCTGTCGAACGTGGTGAAGCGATTGGAGCAGCGCGGCCTGCTCCGGCGCGAGCCGGACCCGGAGAACCCTCGCTACACCACCGCCGTGCTCACCGACGCGGGCTGGGACGTCGTGGTCGCCGCGGCGCCCGGGCACGTCGCCGCGGTGCGCCGGTACGTCATCGACGGGCTCACCAAGGAGCAGGTCGACGTGCTGCGCGAGGTCGCCTGCCACGTGGCCGGCCAGGTCGACAAGAGCTGCGACGAGCACCCGCGAGCGACCGGCCCAGGTCGGTGA
- a CDS encoding FMN-dependent NADH-azoreductase yields the protein MTLFRLDASIRTHGSASREIADIVEQEWRAAHPGDAVVQRHIGVDVLPATAWAAAVSAGMTPEADRTEEQRAAVALAATLVDELLSADAILFAVPLYNFGVSQHFKTYVDLVATDPRGFGTPFLAGKPVVLATVRGGAYGSGTPREGWDHSTPYLRRIIADSWGGGLTIVEREFTLVGVNPALDAFTAEAARMHAGALSAAREAGRALGALPVTV from the coding sequence GTGACCCTGTTCCGGCTGGACGCCAGCATCCGTACGCACGGCTCGGCGAGCCGCGAGATCGCGGACATCGTCGAGCAGGAGTGGCGCGCCGCCCACCCCGGCGACGCCGTCGTGCAGCGCCACATCGGCGTGGACGTACTGCCCGCGACCGCGTGGGCCGCCGCCGTGAGCGCCGGCATGACCCCGGAGGCCGACCGCACCGAGGAGCAGCGCGCGGCCGTCGCCCTCGCCGCCACCCTCGTGGACGAGCTCCTGTCGGCCGACGCGATCCTGTTCGCCGTGCCGCTCTACAACTTCGGTGTCTCCCAGCACTTCAAGACGTACGTCGACCTGGTGGCCACCGACCCGCGCGGCTTCGGTACGCCGTTCCTCGCCGGCAAGCCGGTCGTGCTGGCCACGGTGCGCGGCGGGGCGTACGGCTCCGGCACTCCGCGCGAGGGCTGGGACCACTCCACGCCGTACCTGCGCCGGATCATCGCGGACTCGTGGGGTGGCGGCCTGACCATCGTCGAGCGGGAGTTCACGCTGGTCGGGGTCAACCCGGCGCTGGACGCCTTCACCGCCGAGGCGGCCCGGATGCACGCCGGCGCGCTCAGCGCCGCCCGCGAGGCCGGCCGCGCGCTCGGCGCCCTGCCCGTCACCGTCTGA
- a CDS encoding aminobutyraldehyde dehydrogenase, translating to MNAASPVLRNVVGGSRVDPADGRTAPVLDPSTGETYAHAPVSSEVDVAAAMDAAAAGFEVWRDTTPAERQRALLRIADAVEARADELVAAECRDTGKPLGLTAREEMPPILDELRFFAGAARMLEGRSAGEYLAGHTSWVRREPIGVCAQVTPWNYPLMMAVWKVAPAIAAGNSVVLKPSETTPVTTVMLAEIAAEFLPPGVFNVVCGDRGTGRALVAHPLPQLVSITGSTRAGTEVAASAAADLKKVHLELGGKAPVVVFDDVDVEATARAIAAAGYFNAGQDCTAATRVLVHGRIAADFTAALAVAAKDTTVGAPGEVDADFGPLNNETQLRRVRGFLDRAPGHAEIVTGGRRIGERGYFVEPTVVAGLRQHDEMIRDEVFGPVVTVQAFDDEDAAVRFANDTRFGLSASVWTRDHGRTMRMSRRLDAGTVWINTHLPFVSEMPHGGFGHSGHGKDLSVYGFEEYTRIKHVMSRLG from the coding sequence GTGAACGCCGCGTCGCCCGTGCTGCGGAACGTCGTCGGCGGGTCGCGCGTCGACCCGGCCGACGGGCGGACGGCGCCGGTCCTCGACCCGAGCACCGGCGAGACGTACGCGCACGCGCCCGTCTCCTCGGAGGTGGACGTGGCCGCGGCCATGGACGCGGCCGCAGCGGGTTTCGAGGTGTGGCGGGACACCACGCCGGCCGAGCGGCAGCGGGCCCTGCTCCGGATCGCGGACGCCGTCGAGGCGCGCGCCGATGAGCTGGTGGCCGCCGAGTGCCGCGACACCGGCAAGCCGCTCGGGCTGACCGCCCGGGAGGAGATGCCGCCCATTCTGGACGAACTGCGCTTCTTCGCCGGCGCGGCGCGGATGCTCGAGGGCAGGTCCGCGGGCGAGTACCTGGCCGGGCACACCTCCTGGGTCCGCCGCGAGCCGATCGGCGTCTGCGCGCAGGTGACACCCTGGAACTACCCGCTGATGATGGCGGTGTGGAAGGTCGCCCCGGCGATCGCCGCCGGCAACTCGGTCGTGCTCAAGCCCTCGGAGACCACACCGGTGACCACCGTGATGCTGGCCGAGATCGCCGCCGAGTTCCTGCCGCCCGGGGTGTTCAACGTGGTGTGCGGCGACCGCGGCACCGGCCGGGCCCTGGTCGCCCATCCCCTGCCGCAGCTGGTCTCGATCACCGGTTCGACCCGGGCCGGGACGGAGGTGGCCGCGTCCGCCGCGGCCGACCTGAAGAAGGTGCACCTCGAGCTGGGCGGCAAGGCACCGGTCGTGGTCTTCGACGACGTGGACGTCGAAGCCACCGCGCGGGCGATCGCCGCAGCAGGCTACTTCAACGCCGGGCAGGACTGCACCGCGGCCACCCGGGTGCTGGTGCACGGCCGGATCGCCGCCGACTTCACCGCCGCCCTGGCCGTGGCCGCCAAGGACACCACGGTCGGCGCGCCGGGCGAGGTGGACGCGGACTTCGGGCCGCTGAACAACGAGACCCAGCTGCGGCGCGTCCGCGGCTTCCTCGACCGCGCCCCCGGCCACGCCGAGATCGTCACCGGCGGCCGGCGCATCGGCGAGCGCGGGTACTTCGTCGAGCCGACCGTCGTGGCGGGTCTGCGCCAGCACGACGAGATGATCCGGGACGAGGTGTTCGGGCCGGTCGTCACCGTACAGGCCTTCGACGACGAGGACGCCGCGGTGCGCTTCGCGAACGACACGCGCTTCGGGCTCAGCGCCAGCGTGTGGACCCGCGACCACGGCCGGACGATGCGGATGTCGCGCCGCCTCGACGCCGGCACCGTCTGGATCAACACCCATCTGCCGTTCGTGTCCGAGATGCCCCACGGCGGGTTCGGCCACTCCGGCCACGGCAAGGACCTGTCGGTCTACGGCTTCGAGGAATACACGAGGATCAAGCACGTGATGAGTCGTCTCGGCTGA
- a CDS encoding ABC transporter ATP-binding protein produces MNDVAIELAGVHKEFLAHGERVQAVRPTDLSVRQGEFFSLLGPSGCGKTTTMRMIAGFEEPTGGTVYLDGRDVTGVSPNKRDVNMVFQSYALFPHLNTYQNVAFGLERRKIARDEIRRRVGEIMEIVSLGGMEKRSPREMSGGQQQRVALARALVNRPRALLLDEPLGALDLKLRQQMQIELKRIQREVGITFVYVTHDQGEALTMSDRIAVMDAGRIDQLGSPREIYERPATRFVAGFIGTSNLLDGSVDEVDARVAVLRYGDADRVLVAVPRSVRPGDTLEVSVRPEKIDLSRDEPTGAGGSVLSGVVTEVVYHGTSTNYTVRTAAGPDLVVFDQNAYSAEDLAGPGDRVFLTWSAQHSYPIGVS; encoded by the coding sequence ATGAACGATGTCGCGATCGAACTCGCCGGCGTGCACAAGGAGTTCCTGGCCCACGGCGAACGCGTGCAGGCCGTACGGCCCACCGACCTCAGCGTGCGCCAAGGCGAGTTCTTCTCCCTGCTGGGACCCTCCGGCTGCGGCAAGACGACCACGATGCGGATGATCGCCGGGTTCGAGGAGCCCACCGGCGGCACCGTGTACCTCGACGGCCGGGACGTCACCGGGGTGTCGCCCAACAAGCGCGACGTGAACATGGTGTTCCAGTCGTACGCGCTGTTCCCGCACCTGAACACGTACCAGAATGTGGCTTTCGGGCTGGAGCGCAGGAAGATCGCCCGGGACGAGATCCGCCGCCGGGTCGGCGAGATCATGGAGATCGTGTCGCTGGGCGGCATGGAGAAGCGCTCGCCGCGGGAGATGTCCGGCGGCCAGCAGCAGCGCGTGGCGCTGGCCCGGGCGCTGGTCAACCGGCCGCGGGCGCTGCTGCTCGACGAGCCGCTCGGCGCGCTCGACCTCAAGCTGCGCCAGCAGATGCAGATCGAGCTGAAGCGCATCCAGCGCGAGGTCGGCATCACGTTCGTCTACGTCACCCACGACCAGGGCGAGGCGCTGACCATGTCGGACCGCATCGCGGTGATGGACGCCGGGCGCATCGACCAGCTCGGCTCACCGCGGGAGATCTACGAGCGGCCGGCCACCCGCTTCGTCGCCGGGTTCATCGGTACGTCCAACCTGCTCGACGGCTCGGTGGACGAGGTGGACGCTCGCGTGGCGGTGCTGCGCTACGGCGACGCCGACCGGGTGCTGGTCGCGGTCCCGCGATCCGTCAGACCCGGCGACACCCTCGAGGTGTCCGTACGCCCGGAGAAGATCGACCTCAGCCGCGACGAGCCCACCGGCGCCGGCGGCAGCGTGCTCTCCGGCGTGGTGACCGAGGTCGTCTACCACGGCACCTCCACCAACTACACCGTGCGCACCGCCGCCGGTCCGGACCTCGTGGTCTTCGACCAGAACGCGTACTCGGCCGAGGACCTGGCCGGACCCGGCGACCGCGTGTTCCTCACCTGGAGCGCGCAGCACTCGTACCCGATCGGAGTCTCATGA
- a CDS encoding polyamine ABC transporter substrate-binding protein yields the protein MSRIPMPDPSLVRGLTRRRMDRRDALRISGLAALGAALSACGVKGKGSPAASAPAADAVAKYWTGKTGNGKLTFANWPLYMDPKHPELQKFTAATGVQVKYEEVIQEMGPWFAKVQPQLAAGQDIGYDLMVITNGIQFKQFVQSGFLAPLDHSRLPNYAKNADPAYAKEAFDPGNAYTIPWTSGMTGIAYDPKKVNRPITKLADLWDPAFKGKVGMFSDTQELGNFGMLALGIDPATSTPADWKKAAAKLKEQKQQGILRNYYDQSYVDALGKGEVWITQAWSGDIFQKNVSDGANLKFVIPEDGGTIWTDNFAIPVTAKNPVDALKLMDFFYQVDIAASLAEYINYVCPVPDAKEQIKKDAAAASGADKASLEAVAKSPLVFPTADDYARLHYYRDFATAAEQQEYQSIFEPIVLG from the coding sequence ATGAGCCGCATCCCCATGCCCGACCCCTCCCTCGTCCGCGGCCTGACCCGGCGGCGGATGGACCGCCGTGACGCGCTGCGGATCTCCGGCCTCGCGGCGCTGGGCGCGGCCCTGAGCGCCTGCGGGGTCAAGGGCAAGGGCTCCCCCGCCGCCAGCGCCCCCGCGGCCGACGCGGTCGCGAAGTACTGGACCGGCAAGACCGGCAACGGCAAGCTCACCTTCGCCAACTGGCCGCTCTACATGGACCCGAAGCACCCCGAGCTGCAGAAGTTCACCGCGGCCACCGGCGTGCAGGTCAAGTACGAGGAGGTCATCCAGGAGATGGGCCCCTGGTTCGCCAAGGTGCAGCCGCAGCTCGCGGCCGGGCAGGACATCGGCTACGACCTCATGGTCATCACCAACGGCATCCAGTTCAAGCAGTTCGTCCAGTCCGGCTTCCTGGCCCCGCTGGACCACTCCAGGCTGCCGAACTACGCCAAGAACGCCGACCCCGCGTACGCGAAGGAGGCGTTCGACCCGGGCAACGCGTACACGATCCCGTGGACCTCGGGCATGACCGGGATCGCGTACGACCCGAAGAAGGTGAACCGGCCGATCACCAAGCTCGCCGACCTGTGGGACCCGGCGTTCAAGGGCAAGGTCGGCATGTTCTCCGACACCCAGGAGCTCGGCAACTTCGGCATGCTGGCGCTCGGCATCGACCCGGCGACGTCGACCCCGGCGGACTGGAAGAAGGCGGCCGCCAAGCTCAAGGAGCAGAAGCAGCAGGGCATCCTGCGCAACTACTACGACCAGAGCTACGTCGACGCGCTCGGCAAGGGCGAGGTGTGGATCACGCAGGCCTGGTCCGGCGACATCTTCCAGAAGAACGTCTCCGACGGCGCGAACTTGAAGTTCGTCATCCCCGAGGACGGCGGCACGATCTGGACCGACAACTTCGCCATCCCGGTGACCGCGAAGAACCCCGTCGACGCGCTGAAGCTGATGGACTTCTTCTACCAGGTCGACATCGCCGCCTCGCTCGCCGAGTACATCAACTACGTCTGCCCGGTGCCGGACGCGAAGGAGCAGATCAAGAAGGACGCGGCAGCTGCCTCCGGCGCCGACAAGGCCTCCCTGGAGGCGGTGGCGAAGAGCCCGCTGGTGTTCCCCACCGCGGACGACTACGCCCGGCTGCACTACTACCGCGACTTCGCCACCGCCGCCGAGCAGCAGGAGTACCAGAGCATCTTCGAACCCATCGTGCTGGGCTGA